Genomic window (Drosophila sulfurigaster albostrigata strain 15112-1811.04 chromosome 2R, ASM2355843v2, whole genome shotgun sequence):
agaaatggaaaaatgtTCGGGTTCCAGCGATTGGAATGTGATTTACTGGGTAATCGGCAGTATTCTAATGCCCATAGCCCTACCATTAGCCGTCATTAATTTATGGCAACGATTCCGCGCTCAAAAGTACCGAAATCAGCTGCCCGGCAAGGTAAGTAACAAGAGTATTTGGAGaaacaatatattattaattattctcacatgcaaaaatattaaggTTGTGCTTATTACTGGTGCCAGCTCAGGACTTGGCGAGTCGCTGGCGCACGTCTTTTTATCGTGCAGGCTGCAAGGTTATCCTAGCTGCCCGTCGCGTCGAAGAATTAGAGCGCGTTAAGAAAGATCTGATGGCACTTGATGTGGTAAGTGATGTAGAGAGTTAAATGGGTCATTTGCTTAATCATATAACGGTTAAATACATGCACAttataatgtaaatataacACTTTGTATATCACGTAACAAAATTCCAATCATACcccaacaataaataaataggtATTAATAAATCTGTACTAATTACAGGATCCCGCCTATCCTCCCACTGTGCTGCCATTGGATCTATCTGAGCTCAATTCCCTACCCGATTTTGCAGCACGAGCCTTGGCTGTTTACAACCAAGTCGATATACTCATCAACAATGGTGGCATAAGCGTGCGTGCCGATGTAGCCGCGACTGCTGTCGATGTGGATCTTAAAGTGATGATTGTCAACTATTTTGGAACTGTGGCATTGACAAAAGGTATGAACTGTTCATAgcaaatatacataaacaaatattcttttaaatatatattacattacaGCATTGTTGCCGTCAATGATTAAACGTCAGACTGGCCACATTTGCTTCATTAGCTCCGTACAAGGTAAATTCGCACTACCCCAGAGGGCAGCTTACTCCGCATCAAAGCATGCAATGCAGGCATTTGCTGATTCTCTGCGCGCTGAGGTAGCCAGCAAAAAGATCAATGTGTCATGCATCAGTCCAGGCTACGTGCGCACGCAACTCTCGATGAATGCATTGACTGGTTCAGGCAGCAGCTATGGAAGTGAGTAGagacattttaaatgcttttccATTGCTAACATAATTCATTTCTAGAAATGGATGAAACTACGGCCAAAGGAATGGCGCCAGACAAGTTAGCCGAGCGCATTCTACAATGCATTATGCGTAAGGAGCCTGATATCATTGTTAGCGATCTACAGTCCAAGGTTGCATATTATTTGAGACATTTGTTGCCGTCTGTCTATTTCTGGATTATGACTAAGCGGGCGTTGAAGTTGGAGAAAGCGTCAAAGaagtcaaattaaattagttaagttttagtttcgtttttattgttatttgaattttgcattgaatgaaaaattataaaatatcgCGATGCATGTGCAGTGTTAAAAATTAGTTACATTTGCATAatcataatattaataaattaaataattactgTAATCATACCATTAAAATTAAGTACAACTTAGGTGTTCACATATTTCTTCTTCGTCGGTTCGCAaacttatgtatattataataattattgttctTAAGTGATgcattatacaatatatttgttcacaattattttattttcggcTTTCATTTTACGAATGAGTAAttgacaaaatatttcatatttgataCGGTCTTTGACAACATTGAAATCTTGTTATTAACTAGGGATACGGATCTCTGCGAGGAGTCTTGAATACGtgttaaaattcatttatctaaattatacaaaaacatAGTTGTAATCATTGTAATCAGGTGTAGTGAGTGCAAAATCTTGATGAAAATACacaccaaaaaacaaaaataattacaattgagGTACACACAAAGATTTTAAAATCTGTTTTGCAGTTTTACGACTAAattattacatacatatgtatatagtttaaAATCAATGAATTTCTTATGtacaatacacaaaaatggTTAATTTCGCGTTAAATAGTCTTTTCTTCCACGCTCAAAATACTTTTATCGGTCCATCAGCCGATCATCCTCAACTTAGATCatatttctttgcattttgttttttttttttttatatatatacagtacATAAACATTGgcaattttctttattcttgattttctttttttgtatcttttgtgttttttggtaagtttaataatattgcCGATAGTTTGACGTTAAAAAAGAATCTGCGCCTTGTAtagtttcatatttaaatattttatcataGGTTCTCGATTtatgtttattctttttttcttgttcaATTGTTAAGACTTAAACTTACAACtaaaattcgatttttattcttttttgttcatttaagCATTTCAAAGCGATTGTCGCGTACTTTATCGTTATTTCGTTTCATAGCTTGCCTACGCGTTAACGTTAACTTTCTGTCCCATGTCCCATTTCTACGTGGGTCGGTAATTTTTGAGCTGAGCATAAGTAGCATATCTATATCTTTCTATAATGAATTGtatattccaaaaaaaatatacgcaAATGCTCATAAAATTGCACTCCCCGTGTAACTATTTTACCACCCGtcatacaaatgcaaatacatatcAGAACTATACGCAATCTTAAACGCCAATTTTCAACACAGTGTTACAATTACAGTAGCTTCGACTATATATATAGGGGTTTTCCAATTATCTTACGACTACAAATCGTTAATTATTGGGGGTTTTATTTTGCAAGCCGTTTGCTCAGTGATTCGATACGCTACGTGACTATTCGTGTGTGAGTGTTATGAGTGTTTATGAATATCGTTAGGTGTTTCTTCATTGctctagttttttttcttttgttattgcatataaaaactatttatgtatgtatatatttcgatttgatttcttATATACACTACTACTAAGAATGGCGCAGGCattttagtgtgtgtgtgtaatgtaTGTGTCTATGTGTCATTGACTGGGAGGATTAGCATTAACTTctctatttgattttgtttgcgACTACTATTAACTACGTTCGATGCATtttacttttgatttattgacaATTATCTCGTtggttatattttattgttactAAGTATCATTAATTTGCAACTTTCCCCCTGGCTACCCAGTCTACTTGGCTACACTCTTCTCCATTCTCTTCGTTCTCAACTACAGATCTTAATATCGTTTTTTGATCTTCTTGGAAAATATGTtataagttttaaaatttgttggtTAATTTCTTGTTCTTAAACATTTTCGTTAATAAAATAGCACCTTGTAttgttgttctgttctgtGTGTCGAAGTTTACAGATGACAATGATAGTAGTTAAGAGAAACAGATAGCGcgatacttacatatatagaaGTAGAAATctaacaaaaaacataatacTCTATGTAGAAAACAATATTAACAGGCCAATAATAGTACAAGAATAGTCTGATTGTGTGCAGCAATCGATTTGTGAGTGGTCTTGGATATACATACGAAAAGAGTATATTGTAATCGATCTATGGGATATATTTTAGGTTTgcattataaaaattgttttgattatttttcagAGAGCACTGTGTGATACTAGGAAAAACATTGCGAAGTGTGTCGTATATGCAAGACGATCAAGTTTCGAGAGCCGCACACAATTTAGGTTATAGCATTAGATTAAATTACAGTTTACAAGATATATAGTTACAGATCACGAATACAATACAACAGTTAAGTAGTAAAAGGTACAATGTGCGGTGAGTGCGGCTGGCTTCGGCGGTGGTGTGGTATGTATAGTGATTGTGGTCGTGTTGTtgtggcattggcattggcattggctttGGGTGGGTGAGCATTTATGGTTTATGGATAAGTCAAGTTAGGCGTTGTGTGTTGATAGAGCCATAAGCACGAGCGTTGTTAGCGTTAATTAATGATAATTGTGGTCGTTTTGGTACTTGGTATTTGGTGTGCAGGGTGTGTGGAGGGGATGTATTGGCGTGGCATTCACATATTCAGCAGAAACGGCAAGTTTAAGGCAGTGtaaagtacatacatatcttggataatatgtatatatgttttaaatatatacaaatctaaattttcttttatatatatatatgtatatgcatttaAACCTATGcgacaatttttttgtataactaACTTTAGGACTTATCACTTTCACTTGGTTggtttgaaatgaaaagaaatggCGCTGCTCTTAGCTAACCAAATTCTCAATATCAGAGACAACCACCTCCAGATCCGATGGCAATCCATTGTCCATTGCCGTCGTGGGTAATGctggcgttgctgttgctgccgctgctgccgttgaGCGTGATCTGAAATTGTGAAGACTGCGTCGAATGGGTTGCGTCGTTTGCCGTTGGCTGCTGGTCACGGCGCTTGCGGAGGCGGATTGTTGTAGCGCATGATGCGGTAACGCTGACGTTGCAGCACTGGACGAAGTGGTCGTTGTGCTGCTCGACGACTGACGAGAGAAGCTAGGCGGCGGCGCATGAGATGCCgtcgctgcagctgctgccactgaggaggaggagttggAGCCGCTTTGTCCATTGAGACTGGCGCGTGGAATGTTGCTGAAGCTGTTGCGCGAGTTGCGCGTTGGCGGCACCGGTGCTGGGTGTGACGGCGTCGCATTCGAAACGCTGCTGTTTCTGCGCAGATTGGCGTTGGAAGTTGATCGGCGCTGTGGCGTTGCTGCAGTgggagctgctgctgatgctgcagtTATAGGCGGATCTTTTCCGTTCTTGGCAGCACTTGCCTTAAGATTGAGACTGCTGCGCTTCTTGGACTTGGCCATGTTTTGGCTCAGATTGATGAGATTCTGTGTGCTGCCAAAGTTGCGCGTTAAATTTATGGATCCACCAGAGTTGTGTGCCTCATTCTTGCCCGCCTTACTGCTGCTACGACGCGGCGCCACTGCAAACGGATTGTGTGTGGACAACGAATTTGAGCGTCGATAGGAGCTACGTTGTCCTGCTGCTgtggatgttgctgctgcgcctTCTGGGCTGGCACGTGTTGAGCTTGGTGCAATTTTGCCAccgctactgctgctgcttggcttCGTATCAATTGCCGCGGCGCTGCCGCTGGGCAAATCAACATTCTCATAGCAGTGGTCGGTGCTATTGCGTTGCGTTGGTGGCTTCAGTGTCTCGTAGTTGGGCTCGTTGAGCGTCAGAATTTGATTATCGTCCTCTGCTTCGTTGCACAAAAGCAGCGCAGTGCGCTTTGCACGTTCCGTATATGGTCCCTTAGACGTGGTCGGCTGTCCACTGGAGCGTGCATTGCTCTTTTGTGTGCGCTTTGGACGTGCGCCAGCGCTGACGCCCACAACGTGCGTTTTCACCTTGGGCTTCTTAGACAGCCGCAGCGAGAACTTGAATGGTGGCTTGTAGACGACCTGCAGTTTAACCTTCTCATTGGACAGGTTGCCCATGGACTTGGTCTTTTGCGGCGTTTTCTGCACCAGTCGCTCTGGCGTTGACTGCGACTTGCTCATCACATTGCGCACTCGTGAGCTATGCTCAATGTGCGATAATGGTTGTGCCACAATCGGCGACTCCAGAAGCcatttttgcactttgccAAAAGTGTTGGTGTGATTGTTGCTCGTCGACAGATTGGAGCCATCGTCGCCATTGCCACCATTGTTGCGCTGTGAATAATCAATGATTTCCTTCATATGCTTGCCGAGCTTTTTGTTGGATTTCTTAGCTTGATCCTCGTCAGTTGCACTCGTTTTTGATTTCTTCTTTGTCACTCCCTGCGTTCTTGATGTTTTCTTTGGCTCTGCGCTGGTAGTGGCTTTAGCTGCTCCACTTGAACGTActcctgctgttgctccaaCGCCATTGGTCGACTTCTTGCTGCGCTCACCACGAACCTTCTTCTTGAATGGCACTTTAGTGCGTACC
Coding sequences:
- the LOC133838201 gene encoding LOW QUALITY PROTEIN: dehydrogenase/reductase SDR family protein 7-like (The sequence of the model RefSeq protein was modified relative to this genomic sequence to represent the inferred CDS: deleted 1 base in 1 codon) — translated: MKLQEMEKCSGSSDWNVIYWVIGSILMPIALPLAVINLWQRFRAQKYRNQLPGKVVLITGASSGLGESLAHVFYRAGCKVILAARRVEELERVKKDLMALDVDPAYPPTVLPLDLSELNSLPDFAARALAVYNQVDILINNGGISVRADVAATAVDVDLKVMIVNYFGTVALTKALLPSMIKRQTGHICFISSVQGKFALPQRAAYSASKHAMQAFADSLRAEVASKKINVSCISPGYVRTQLSMNALTGSGSSYGKMDETTAKGMAPDKLAERILQCIMRKEPDIIVSDLQSKVAYYLRHLLPSVYFWIMTKRALKLEKASKKSN